The segment ccctgctccattggtgcttacagtctaaattccctaatacacaaagacacagagactaaggtcaatttaatagcagccaattaacctactagtatgtttttggagtctgctAGTGACATTTGGTACACCGGTCTTTTATAAATATGAGCAAAGCATGCAATGCATAGAAGTATTTTACTGGTAAGAGGAGTTGTCTGAGCCATGGAGGAGGTTTAAATGGAATTTCTCCATCTGCAATAGGAGGATACAGGTGATGGGTTATGTCCTACCCCTAGGAGACCGCTAACTATCAAAACACAGATGACTTCTCATCCTTTAACCTCCTGCTtgccaccattttttttttatttttttaaccagtgCCCTATACTTTATCCCCTCTAGTACACAATGGGGATAACCTCATATTTCCCACAGAGGTTAAGAGTTAAAGCTGCAGCAATTTGACCCCATTAATCTTTTgggcatttcattttttttttgcacagataACAATATCCTGAGTAACACAACAATAACTGAATTAGCTCACACTCATTCCTACAGTGGTTTACATGGGATAAAAATCCTCCAAAAAAATAAGAATTGCAGCTAACACAACAGAAGGGAGAGTGATAGGCTTATGTCCATGAATATTTTACCGTTGACTAGTATGTATAAGGAACCTGCTTCGCTACTACAACACTGACTGGCCCAAGTAAAATGATTACTCCCTTATTTGACAGACctatccaaaaaaaaaacaaaaaaaaaaaaaaaccacaccaaAGTCTTAGTCTTTTGTCAAGCTAAAGAACAGTCAGCTCCAGGCAAAGaaatggctttaaaaaaaaaaaaaaacctaaaaataaaatcacaaggcCTGGTATTGTTTAGTGACttcccaaaacaaaaaaagagatttATACCGAAGATCTGGGCCCTCTGTGCAGGGGGAAAGAGGACCTGTAAGCAGCGGTTCAGATATGGCGTCAAGTCCTCTAGGAAGACCGTGCAGAACTGGATAAATAGTTCACGTTCCTGGGGGCTGAATGCGGCGTCCTCGGCTCGATGAAACGACAAAATGATGTTGACAACCTGAAGGTAAGAAAGGAAAACCAAAATAAATACCAAACTCACTACCAATATAACATATTTTGGATATACCAAGACTCATACATACATAGAGCTCCGTCTGTGGACATCAAATCCTTGTAGTAAGCACAAGGCAGTGAGAGGCCACATGAAGCTCTACCAATCATTCCTACTTTTCCCTTATTGACATGAATGTAGCAGCCTATTCAATAATGGGATGGGGGCAACTTCTCTCTAGTTGTCCAGTATGTCAGTGCTTTAATATACTGCGGAACTGCGCCAATACAGTCATATCAAACACAACACGAACTACAAACACAACACGAACTACAAACACAACACGAACTACAAACACAACACGAACTACAAACACAACACAACAGGAGTTGTGCTCAATGCCattactgaaaaaaatgtttaagggTGTACAGGTCTACGTATTGATGATAACTGGAcctttgacatatatatatatatatatatatatatatatatatatatatatatatatatagtggttagcacttctgccttacagcactggggtcatgagtttaattcccaaccatggccttatctgtgtagagtttgtatgttctccctatgtttgtgtgggtttcctccgggtgctctgttttttttcccccccaatcCCAAAAAaaactactagtaggttaattggctgctatcaaattgaccctagtctctcactcaGTGTGTGTGTtcgagaatttagactgtaagctccaatgatgcagggactgaggtgagttctctgtacagcgctgcggaattagtggcgctatctaaataaatagtGACGATGATATTGTCATGAATTTGTAACATTTATCTACATATTGCACAAACCTGTGCACTAGAGACAGAGGAGAGTATAGTACAGGATTACAGGTATTGGATCTGTAACCTGGAAATGTTAACcagaaggtttaaaaaaaaataaaaaaaaaaaagtatttctacatatatttaCTATAAGGAGCTCCGCTAAACAATTTATTTTGAGGAAGTGGAGTAAGaaatggtttatttttaaatgagtTTTAGTAGATTTTAGGCTTCTTGTTCCAAATGAAAGAATACAGTCTCATCCAAAACACCTTTAACTCCAATCATTCTATACAACAGACTGCacaactgtatatataaaaataaatgattgtatTTAGGTTTATGCTGCTGGTCACAGCCCAGAAACTACAGTCATTGAATCCGATTACTGCAGAAGCGGAGCTGTGGTCACACAGCACAGATCTGATGAGCACACACACATCAACCAACCAGATTTTCCAGCAGCTCAATTAAATTCCACTTTCTCACTAATGGATTTTGATTCAGCAAAAATGATCATTTAAGATACGCAAACGAAATGACATCAGGTCGACTTGTTCCGAAATTACTATATTAGTGTGTGCTCGGGCAGCGTAAGATTTGACGCAGTGAACCACTGTGgctggatcatttataaataacttaatgtataattttatttcaaatagtGGCATAGTGTGCCGATGTATATCATTGCAAGCGTATAGATTTTTGTATTaggaatgtattgatttctggtgcagtaggcatatgttggaggaaatgtgttgtaagaaatgaagaatggaaatcccatgctaattaggcctttaAATTTGCGAGTGACCCAGACAGATTTCAccctgaatgcacaggagggggtcattagactttcatcctgtgtcttgagagagataaaaaaaaacaaaaaaactagcagctagtaatttaggaaatcacaaatTTTGTTAGGTttatattgcatttaaatccaagtttccagaatatattacatcctgatgctaatcattatatgtaatatctcagactttctGGTGCCAGGTAGGAAAGTGGGGCTGGGTTACCGCCTGCCATCACGTGTGTccaaaacagtatataaagagctgtttagccatgtaatatattatactatctgtacttctggatgaccactagtacctccaactagtgtgtagTCGTCCTTGTAAGGACCTCCTTGAGCAAATAAAAATCACTGCTAGAAGATTCTGCCTGgcgcctattgcctgctgtatcctgttgACCAACAgatgagagcttacactctaatctgttccctggCGGTCCTGTGTTCAACTAgtgtcaatgctctgcctgctacccagcactAATGATTCATAGTaggcggtcaggaggtaccagtcaaCAGCCGCTACCCCAGAAGTGAGCGGATTCTAGGTGCCGCAAAGGACCTTAGGGGCGGCAGCCAAATCCTCGTACAACTATTTTGCAGTTGGCGAGTgactggtggcaaggtgacaccagtaggagtgatcAGTAACAGCCGTTTATTGAaggtgagaaagaaacccagataacttgtgcaggaagaacatcccttcatctTTCCTCCACCCTACAGACCGGGTGGTGAAGTAAGCTCTAATAGCTTTATAATTTGAACAGTACACACTTACCTTACCCAAAGCATCCTGTAACTGGTTTGTCACTTCCTGAGTTAGACCCACCGGACAACAGAGACGCAGGTCATTAAAAGCCACTAGAATGTTGTTGAGAAAACAGGCTAAGGGAGGGAAATCCAGGAGCACCATTGGGGGCTGCAGGGTTCCTGGCTGGGCAGTTGGTGTTGGGACAGGTGGGATATTGCTGCTGCTCAGGCCCATGGGGGTAGAGATCAGGGTATACATGTTCATCTCCTCCTGGAACTTCTCCACAGCCTCCTTTGCCGCTCGTGTAAAGTTCTCAGCCGCCACCTGCTGGAAGATGGGCGCCAGCTGGCCGCGGAAGTCTGCCCCCACGCGGCTGAAGGAGAGTCCGAAGTACATGCACTGGCCCATAAGAGAGTCCAGTCTACTGCCCACCCCTCTCTGAAGGTCACTCTCCAACACTTGCAGGAACTCGCTAACTTTCTGCAACACCCACCCGTGGAATATGGCTCCCTCACTCAGAGGCAACGAGcctgtaggtgggagtaggaggGGGTCTTCGTCCGAGAAGATGGCCCGGTACTGTGTGACGACATCAAAGAGGTGTACACGGCAGCTCTCGATAGTTTTGGTGAGGTGGAAGTAGGGGTCCTCCTGGGGGATGGAGCTCTGGAGAGATCGCAGCCATGCGTCCCGAGCTTGCAGGAACTTAATACGCAACTCGGCTTCAGTGAATACATCCATCCGACGGAGGTAGCCAATCACCCGCAGGCAGGCGGGGAGCTGAATGTTACCACGAAGCTGCTGGAGGAGTTGGTTCAGCATCAGCTGTGCAGACTGACGCACTTCATTTACTATTCCCTGCGGAGAAGGGACATACATACAGGATGAGAAAGGAACGCCACATCATACAAAGAACAATGCTCACTGAAAATTCTCCTTTTGTTTATGTTGGCCAGAGGGATTGTcctccttaagctgggtacacactacagaatttcccaccaactttttatgctgatcgattttacacgCAATTGattgtccgatcgctcggtccatggactgcatacacactagccttgttttagacgataaagggaagagcagatgtcccgttagcgactttttacagccatgttgtcgtgagcaatgattgtaatttcgcactcactgacgtggattggtcggaaaattatacacactacacaatagaaacgagattggaacgaaaatatttaacagtacgaccaaccaaatgaggtgacaatcgtccatttgggcagactttcgaccatcgtgtcactgcacacactgacccgacttttgaacgagcggtcgtatgttggctggttgagccgattattggacgaagaccctgtagtgtgtacccagctttagacaccaTCTCATGTACCCCTTTAGTGCAGGGTTGACTCCTGTGAAAACTGACAGCCAAAAGCAGAGAACTGTAATAAGATAATTGTTTTACACCGCACCAGGTTGACCATTAATACTCCTATATGGCATATAGTGGGTAATTTTATATCACCTATGAtggagggtgcactcacacacagTGTTGGAGTCAATATTGTAAGGAGGGAGAAAGAAAGAGTGTGTCCAGACGAAGAGGCACTCTAATGGTCAGAgattaaaacttaaattttattagtatattttaaAAGTTCTCAGTATAATGAGTTCCATGGGGACctatagcgaaatatttaaaataagagaATTGGAATGAATGTTTagaaaatttatgttttgttaaaATAGGTAGTAACACGAGACTACCAAGCTGCCCCGCTGCTGAaataactatatatttatataattgttcatGATATAGATAGTACTAGTATAAATCGATCTGACCATATAGAGACATCAATAGTATAAGTCAACAGAGATCTCCCAATGTATGTGGTAAGGAGAATCCCTTTATGGCTATagtatgataaatatgataataATTTAGTGGGAAATAAGGATACATGCAGGGAATATAAAATCCCAATAGCCATAAAGGGATTCTCCTTACCACATACATTGAGAGATCTCTGTTGACTTATACTATTGATGTCTCTATATGGTCAGATCGATTTATACTAGTACTATCTATATCatgaacaattatataaatatatagagatattTCAGCAGCGGGCGGCTTGGTAGTCTCGTGTTACTACCTATTTTAACAGAACATAAATTTTCTAAACATTCATTCCAATTCTCTTATTTTAAATATCTCGCTATAGGTCCCTATGGAACTCATTATATTGAGAACTTttaaaatatactaataaaatttaagttttaatcTTTGACCATTAGAGTGCCTCTTCGTCTGGACACACTTTCTTTCTCCCTCCTTACAATAAAAGCAGAGAACTGTCAGTCAAACAGCATGGGGAAGGGGGTGAACCTCAAACTATATGCAGCGCAGAAAATGCTGGGACAgcgaaaaataatttaattattttattccaAGGTTTGGTTCTGTTTTCTTTAATCATTGGGGCACTGCACCTCTATTTATCGTCTTTGGCAATGTATATACACGGACTTAGAGTTCTGCACAAACAGTGATCACACCAGCGATTTACATGAAGCTTTCTTCCTATGTATGGCTGCCTCTGAAAGAACATCTGCACTAGTGGACACACCTGTATGACCAGGATAGAAGAGTACTTCTTCTCCAAGCGCTTCACATAGGCGGCAAGTTCCAGCGCTTCCTCGTAGTACCCGTTCCGGACACACGTGTCCATCAGCTGAGGGATCTCCAAGATTTCCAGTATCTCAGTGTGTCGGTTCAGGGTCAGTGTGTTCATACGCCGGCTGGAACTGATCTCCTCCGCCTGCTTCACAAAGCCCCTACAAATTCACAtggaatattatttatattaaatattgcatcgaagggaaggggaggggaggggaggtatAGTAGTCAGAGATGACAGCTAGTGGCGTTAGTGACATAGATGACATCTGGGGAAGGCAGAGGTAGTTGCGACACAGATGACTGCCAGGGCACAGGCAGCAGAGGTGGATAATGAAATATGTGATACAGATGACAATCAGGCATATAGCAGCAGTTGTAGGGACACACAGGATGACAgctggaatgggggggggggggtattactaGCAGGGACACACAGGATGACAGCTGGGGGGGTATTAGCAGTATGGACACACACAGGATGACGGCTGGGGGGGTATTAGTAGCAGGGACACACAGGATGACAGCTGGGGGGGTATTAGTAGTAAGGACACACAGGATGACAGCTGGGGGGGTATTAGCAGTATGGACACACAGGATGACGGCTGGGGGGGTATTAGTAGCAAGGACACACAGGATGACGGCTGGGGGGGTATTAGTAGCAAGGACACACAGGATGACAGCTGGGGGTGTATTAGCAGTATGGACACACAGGATGACAGCTGGGGGGGTATTAGTAGCAGGGACACACAGGATGACAGCTGGGGGTTATTAGCAGTATGGACACACAGGATGACAGCTGGGGGGGTATTAGTAGTAAGGACACACATGATGACAGCTGGGGGGGTATTAGTAGTAAGGACACACAGGATGACAGCTGGGGGGGTATTAGTAGTAAGGACACACAGGATGACGGCTGGGGGGGTATTAGTAGTAAGGACACACAGGATGACGGCTGGGGGGGTATTAGTAGTAAGGACACACAGGATGACAGCTGGGGGGGTATTAGTAGTAAGGACACACAGGATGACGGCTGGGGGGGTATTAGTAGTAAGGACACACAGGATGACAGCTGGGGGGGTATTAGTAGTAAGGACACACAGGATGACGGCTGGGGGGGTATTAGCAGTATGGACACACAGGATGACAGCTGGGGGGGTATTAGTAGTAAGGACACACAGGATGACAGCTGGGGGTGTATTAGTAGTATGGACACACAGGATGACAGCTGGGGGTGTATTAGTAGTAAGGACACACAGGATGACAGCTGGGGGTGTATTAGCAGTATGGACACACAGGATGACAGCTGGGGGTGTATTAGCAGTATGGACACACAGGATGACAGCTGGGGGGGTATTAGTAGTAGGGACACACAGGATTACAGCTGGGGGGGGTATTAGTAGTAAGGACACACAGGATGACGGCTGGGGGGGTATTAGTAGCAGGGACACACAGGATGACAGCTGGGTGGGTATTAGCAGTAAGGACACACAGGATGACAGCTGGGGGGGTATTAGCAGTATGGACACACAGGATGACAGCTGGGGGGGGTATTCGCAGTATGGACACACAGGATGACAGCTGGGGGGGTATTAGTAGTAAGAACAGGATGACAGCTGGGGGGGTATTAGTAGTAAGAACAGGATGACAGCTGGGGGGGTATTAGTAGTAAGAACAGGATGACAGCTGGGGGGGTATTAGTAGTAAGAACAGGATGACAGCTGGGGGGGTATTAGTAGTAAGAACAGGATGACAGGATACTAGAGGGCGCCCGGACCTGCAGCTCTCCTGGAAGCCGGGCAGCTTGCTGAGCAGCCGGGACACACAGGATGACAGCTGGGGGGGTATTAGCAGTATGGACACACAGGATGACAGCTGGGGGGGTATTAGTAGTAAGGACACACAGGATGACAGCTGGGGGTTATTAGTAGTAGGGACACACAGGATGACAGCTGGGGGGGTATTAGCAGTATGGACACACAGGATGACAGCTGGGGGGGTATTAGCAGTATGGACACACAGGATGACAGCTGGGGGGGTATTAGTAGTAAGGACACACAGGATGACAGCTGGGGGTTATTAGTAGTAGGGACACACAGGATGACAGCTGGGGGGGTATTAGCAGTATGGACACACAGGATGACAGCTGGGGGGGTATTAGTAGcagggaaacacaggatgacAGCTGGGGGGGTATTAGTAGTAAGGACACACAGGATGACAGCTGGGGGGGTATTAGTAGTAAGGACACACAGGATGACAGCTGGGGGGTATTAGCAGTAAGGACACACAGGATGACAGCTGGGGGGGTATTAGTAGTAAGGACACACAGGATGACAGCTGGGGGGGTATTAGTAGTAAGGACACACAGGATGACAGCTGGGGGTTATTAGTAGTAGGGACACACAGGATGACAGCTGGGGGGGTATTAGTAGTAAGAACAGGATGACAGGATACTAGAGGGCGCCCGGACCTGCAGCTCTCCTGGAAGCCGGGCAGCTTGCTGAGCAGCCGGGACATACAGGatgacagcgggggggggggggggggggaattagtaATAGGGACACAGTAGtagttagtagtagtagtagtgacaggatgacagctgggggagggggggtattaGTAAAAGGGACACAGttgtattagtagtagtagtagtagtgacaggatgacagctgggggaggggggggtattAGTAAAAGGgacacagtagtagtagtagtagtagtagtaatgacAGGATACTAGAGGGCAGCCGGACCTGCAGCTCTCCTGGAAGCCGGGCAGCTTGCTGAGCAGCCGGGACACACAGGATGacagctgggggagggggggtattaGTAAAAGGGACACAGTAGTAAGGACAGGATGacagctgggggagggggggtattaGTAAAAGGgacacagtagtagtagtattattagtagtagtgaCAGGATGACAGCTGGGGGAGGTATTAGTAAAAGGgacacagtagtagtagtagtagtagtaatgacAGGATACTAGAGGCCGTCCGGACCTGCAGCTCTCCTGGAAGCCGGGCAGCTTGCTGAGCAGCCGGGACACGCTGTCCTCCACCTGGCTGAAGTCCCGGTAGATGAGCTCGGTGCACTCCGCGGTGCGGATGAACGTCTTGTAGTGAGTGAACGCCAGGTCCCGGGTCTGCTGCAGGATCTGTGCCCGCTCCTCGCTCAGCCTCTCCGGCTCCCTACGCAGCTTCTCCACCCCAAACGAGCTCAGCTCCAGTAGGTACGCGGCAAAGTCCGGGCTGTCCCTCCAGCTCTCCGGGAAACTGCTCCGAAACACCGCGGCCAGGACACTCTCCTCCTCCACGTCCACCGCCGCCATGTTGCCGGAGGAATACAGGGCAGGACTTCCCGAGAGGTGACGTCAGCAGGCGCCATGTTGGTGGAGGAATACAAGACCGGAGTTTCCGAGAGGTGACAGCAGCAGGCGCCATGTTGGTAGAGGAATACAAGACAGGACTTCCCGAGAGTTGACGTCAGCAGGCGCCATGTTGGTAGAGGAATACAAGACAGGACTTCCTGAGAGGTGAAGGCAGCAGGCGCCATGTTGATTAGAGGCGATCTGTCAACAATCTTTATTGGTTACAGACAGAGACTTTTTGATTGGTGGAGAACTAGTTTCCTAGAATGCACCGGGAGTGTCCCCAGTATCCGGCTGTGTCACACGTGGAGGGAAGATGAGGCCGCTCACTGATGAGGAGACCAAGACCATGTTCCAGAAACTCTCCAAATAGTAAGTGCGCACTCACACTGAGGGTCACATGTGGCCGGGGTTACACAGTAGGGAAAGGAGGGGTCGGTCAGTGGTGGAAGAAATGTGTGGGGCAGCCAGGGGTGAAGGAAATTTGGGTCTGTCCTGGGTATAGAGCAgttggggaagggaagggaagggaagggagcTACATATAAGCATAATTATGTTCATACAAGTGTTTAGAAATAAACAACGTTTGTGTGTTTCCTATGAAAACAGAACATTTAGTATTTGAGATTTATGTGTCCTCAGAAATAAATCCCACGTTTTTCCATTTGCATTCATACTCCTGGAAGCAGTTTTACTAATAACATTACAAATAAGGAGAGGTATGAAGATGTTGAGCTCTAACTGGTGACAGAtcggg is part of the Mixophyes fleayi isolate aMixFle1 chromosome 10, aMixFle1.hap1, whole genome shotgun sequence genome and harbors:
- the COG8 gene encoding conserved oligomeric Golgi complex subunit 8 isoform X2 is translated as MAAVDVEEESVLAAVFRSSFPESWRDSPDFAAYLLELSSFGVEKLRREPERLSEERAQILQQTRDLAFTHYKTFIRTAECTELIYRDFSQVEDSVSRLLSKLPGFQESCRGFVKQAEEISSSRRMNTLTLNRHTEILEILEIPQLMDTCVRNGYYEEALELAAYVKRLEKKYSSILVIQGIVNEVRQSAQLMLNQLLQQLRGNIQLPACLRVIGYLRRMDVFTEAELRIKFLQARDAWLRSLQSSIPQEDPYFHLTKTIESCRVHLFDVVTQYRAIFSDEDPLLLPPTGSLPLSEGAIFHGWVLQKVSEFLQVLESDLQRGVGSRLDSLMGQCMYFGLSFSRVGADFRGQLAPIFQQVAAENFTRAAKEAVEKFQEEMNMYTLISTPMGLSSSNIPPVPTPTAQPGTLQPPMVLLDFPPLACFLNNILVAFNDLRLCCPVGLTQEVTNQLQDALGKVVNIILSFHRAEDAAFSPQERELFIQFCTVFLEDLTPYLNRCLQVLFPPAQRAQIFGLNEKGDQTSWKAQGWAARIIQHEMDHLDGVLYFDKMDPRTFVNVNWMELND
- the COG8 gene encoding conserved oligomeric Golgi complex subunit 8 isoform X1, encoding MAAVDVEEESVLAAVFRSSFPESWRDSPDFAAYLLELSSFGVEKLRREPERLSEERAQILQQTRDLAFTHYKTFIRTAECTELIYRDFSQVEDSVSRLLSKLPGFQESCRGFVKQAEEISSSRRMNTLTLNRHTEILEILEIPQLMDTCVRNGYYEEALELAAYVKRLEKKYSSILVIQGIVNEVRQSAQLMLNQLLQQLRGNIQLPACLRVIGYLRRMDVFTEAELRIKFLQARDAWLRSLQSSIPQEDPYFHLTKTIESCRVHLFDVVTQYRAIFSDEDPLLLPPTGSLPLSEGAIFHGWVLQKVSEFLQVLESDLQRGVGSRLDSLMGQCMYFGLSFSRVGADFRGQLAPIFQQVAAENFTRAAKEAVEKFQEEMNMYTLISTPMGLSSSNIPPVPTPTAQPGTLQPPMVLLDFPPLACFLNNILVAFNDLRLCCPVGLTQEVTNQLQDALGKVVNIILSFHRAEDAAFSPQERELFIQFCTVFLEDLTPYLNRCLQVLFPPAQRAQIFGVAPTHLSRYGTLGSIEVSVLHDALEGILPQKEAVLVTDRELVPTAQPHSEAEKSLSPTENVEVETKENVQISPVPEPDVSPGDVQ